A segment of the Catenuloplanes nepalensis genome:
CCGATAGGGAATCCGCTTCGCGGCCAGATCCCGCACATATCCGCCCAACTCCGCGGCCTTCGCGCTCGCGGACAGCAGCCGCCAGGGCCGCGCGCCCCAGCCGCGGGCGAGCTGCCGCGGTCCGGCGGCCTCGACCACACCCACGACCTTCGCGCCGGTACGAACGAGGCTGCTGACCACCGGCAGCAGGAACGGCCCGGCACCGGCGACCAGCACGCGGCGGCCGACCGCGACCCGCTCCCCCTTGGCGAGTGCCTGCGCGGCACCCGCGGTGAACACGCCGGGCAGGTCCCAGCCGGGGAACGGCAGCGTGCGCTCCTGCGCACCGGTCGCGAGGATCAGCGCCGCCGGGTCGAACGTGCGCGGCGTGCGCCCGCTCCCGTCCGGCGGCCCGACCACGACGTGGACCAGCGGCGGAGCACCGTCGCGGCGATCGACCGACCACACGTGCCCGTTGAGCACGACCTCGCAGCCGTCGTCCGCCAGCAGCGCCGCCCGCATCCGCAGGAACCGCTGCCAGCCGTGATGCAGCAGTTCCTCGCGCGCGCCCGCGCGCTCGGCCGGAAGATGCCGCCAGTACTGCCCACCGAGATCGTCACCGGCCTCGACCAGCACCACGCGGACGCCGTGCCGCCGCGCGGCCAGCGCCGCCGCCATGCCCGCCGGCCCACCGCCGACGACCAGCACCGGAACGCTCTCCGTCACCGCTCGCCTCCCGCGCTCGCCGATGCACCGGGATTCCCGACGCGGCTGTCCCGCTGCTCAACAGCGGGACGAGCGGCGTCCGCCTGCTCCCCCTGGTCCCGGCCTTCTTCGCCGTCGCTCCGCGACGCGCGCACGCCGGAACCGGTCACATCCGGCTCGTTCGGCACGCCGACGGCCAGGCCTCCGGCTCCACCGGCCGTCATCAAGCGATCATGGTCCTGCTCCGCGCCGCCGCCCGGCCGAGCGCTGCCGTCCCGCGGCTCGACCACGCCGACCGGCGGAACGCCGTCCTCCCGCGGCGCGACCACGGCGGCCAGCAGGCCGCTGTCGTCCTGGAGGGTGATCACGTCGCCGTCGGTGGCGCGGCGCTGGCAGGCGCGGACGTCACGGAGGCCGTTGACGACGATCAGGCAGTCGAAGCAGACGCCGATGCCGCAGAAGACGCCGCGGGGGCGGCCGCTGCGCGGGCTGGTCCGCCAGGAGAGGCGGCCGGACGCGAGCAGCACGCCCGCGATCGTCTGACCGGCACGGCCGGCGACGGGCTCGCCGTCCACCGTCAGCTCGATCGCGCCGCCGTCCGCGGGCACGACCGGGTCGTGCGCGGGCGCGACGCGGTAGGGGCCGGTCATCCGGCGGCTCCTTCCAGGTGCGGCAGCAGGCTGGGGCGGTCCAGGCGGAACTCGTCCCGCAGCGCGTCGTTCGGGTCGCCGAGGCCCAGCATCGCGTCGTGGAGCAGGTCGGCCGTGGCCAGGCTGAGGCCGATGCCGGCGCCCTCGTGGCCGGTGGCGTGCCACAGGCCGGGGCGGCGCGGGTCCGCGCCGATCACCGGCAGGTGGTCGGGGACGAACGGGCGGAACCCGCCGTACGCCCGCATCACCGGCACGTCCGCCAGGAACGGGAACAGCAGCAGCGCCTTCGCGGCGAGCGCGGCCAGCACGCGAGCCTCGATCCGGTCGTCGAAGCCGCGGCGCTCGCGCGAGGAGCCGATCAGCACGGTGCCGGCCGCGGTCGACTCGACCACGCTGGACACCATCAGGTCGGCCGCGCCGGAGCCGACCGCGCCGACGTAGTCCGCGTCGTAGACCTTGTGGAACACGCGCTGCCGCATCCGCGAGGTGACCAGCACGGTGCCGCGGCGCGGGCGGACCGGCAGCGGCACGCCGAAGCGCGCCGCGACCTCGCCGGACCACGGCCCGGCCGCGATCACCACGGCGTCGGCGGGCAGCGTGCCGGCCGCCGTCCGTACCCCCGTGATGGTCTGTCCGGAAAGGACCGGGCCGAGGACCTCGACGCCCTGGAGCACGCGGGCGCCGTGCCGGCGGGCGGACGCGAGCAGCGCCTCGGTCGCGATCACGGGCTGGACCTGGGCGTCCTGCGGATAGAGGACGGCGGCGGTGAGGTCACGGGTGAGGTCGGGTTCCAGCTCGTGCGCGCGGGCGTCGTCGACGACCTCCGCGATCACGCCGGCCGCGCGCTGCGACTCGGCGAAGGCCAGCAACGCGGTCGCGCCCGCGGTCGTCGTCGCGGCGACCAGGCCTCCCTTGTGCTCGAACTCCAGGTCGGGAAAGCCGTCCGGCAGTTCGGCCCGCAGCTCGGCCCGGACCCGCGCCCATGCGGAGAGCGTGCGCTGGGTGAGCCGCAGCTCCGCGCCCGGGCCCTTGTCGGAGACCAGGATGTTGCCCTCGCCGCCGGAGGACGTGCCGCCCGCGCTCGGGCCACGGTCGGCGACGACCACGTCGGCGCCGGAGCGGGCGAGCACGCGCGCGATCGCAGCGCCGACGATGCCGGCCCCGACGATGACGACCTTCTGACGATGGGACACGCCAGTAATATGTCACATGCCCCTACCGAGCAGAACAGATTCAGCGGAGAGAAGTTCGAGAAGCAACAACCTTGACACCACGAGGGTACGCCGCCTAAGCATGATCAGACTTGTAACATTCTACTGGGTACGGGAGCCGAT
Coding sequences within it:
- a CDS encoding (2Fe-2S)-binding protein, with the translated sequence MTGPYRVAPAHDPVVPADGGAIELTVDGEPVAGRAGQTIAGVLLASGRLSWRTSPRSGRPRGVFCGIGVCFDCLIVVNGLRDVRACQRRATDGDVITLQDDSGLLAAVVAPREDGVPPVGVVEPRDGSARPGGGAEQDHDRLMTAGGAGGLAVGVPNEPDVTGSGVRASRSDGEEGRDQGEQADAARPAVEQRDSRVGNPGASASAGGER
- a CDS encoding NAD(P)/FAD-dependent oxidoreductase — its product is MSHRQKVVIVGAGIVGAAIARVLARSGADVVVADRGPSAGGTSSGGEGNILVSDKGPGAELRLTQRTLSAWARVRAELRAELPDGFPDLEFEHKGGLVAATTTAGATALLAFAESQRAAGVIAEVVDDARAHELEPDLTRDLTAAVLYPQDAQVQPVIATEALLASARRHGARVLQGVEVLGPVLSGQTITGVRTAAGTLPADAVVIAAGPWSGEVAARFGVPLPVRPRRGTVLVTSRMRQRVFHKVYDADYVGAVGSGAADLMVSSVVESTAAGTVLIGSSRERRGFDDRIEARVLAALAAKALLLFPFLADVPVMRAYGGFRPFVPDHLPVIGADPRRPGLWHATGHEGAGIGLSLATADLLHDAMLGLGDPNDALRDEFRLDRPSLLPHLEGAAG